The Granulicella arctica genome segment CGTCCGCTTGAAGACCGGGTTCGTGCCCGCCTTGATGATCAGGAACAGATCGCCCGCAGGGCCGCCGCCGGTTCCGGCATTCCCCTTCCCCGCCAGCCGAATCCGCTGGCCATCGCGTGTACCCGCCTTGATGCGAAACTCCAACGGCTCACGCCTCGTCACCACGCCCTCGCCATCGCAAGTCGCACAAGCATTCTGCACACGTCCGCTGCCGCCGCAGCGCGGGCATTGGATATTGAACTTCATCCGCCCGCCCATCTGCGTCACCTGGCCCGAACCGTGGCACTCGGGACACTCCATGCTCCCGCCCGTCGTCGACTTGCCCTTGCACGTCGGGCAGATCTCTTGCCGCTGAATCTCCAGCTTCGCCACGCCGCCGCGCACCGCCGTCCAGAAGTCCACGCTCACCTGGTACTCCAGATCGGTCCCCGGCTGCGCACCACGCGCCTGCGAGCCCTTCTGTCCGCCAAAGATGCCCCCAAAGATGTCCTTAAAGCTGCCGCCGAAACCACCACCGCTCTGCGCCTGACCGCCGCCACGCTCCTGAAAGTCCGAGAAGTCGAAGCCACCGAAATCAATCGGCACCTCTTGCCCGCCACGAGCAGAACCATATCCCGCAGAAGACGCACCACCATAACCGCCCCGCGCCGCAGCCTCCGCCGCAGCCGGGTCGATATTGTCCGAGTAAAAGCCGAACTGGTCGAAAACCTTCCGCTTCTTGTCGTCGCTCAGCACGTCGTTCGCCTCGGAGATCTCCTTGAACTTCTCCTCAGCCTTCTTGTCCCCCGGATTCACATCCGGGTGATACTTCCGCGCCAGCTTGCGGAAGGCCTTGCGAATCTCATCCGCGGTCGCCGTCTTCTTTACGCCCAGCGTGCCGTAGTAGTCCTTCGTCTGTGTCGCCATAGTTTGTTCGTCGTCCGTTCCTAACCAGTGTCACCCGTCCCACCGGCACATGCAATCCTTCAGTTCCACACATGCCGCGCATCCACCTGTTCGATCGAGAACATCTGGTCCGGCTCCATCGCCTGCATGCGCTGCACAAACGCAACTGCTTCCTGCTTCGTGTTGAAGATCATCCGGTTATACAGCTGTCCAGCCCGCACCTGATCGCACTGCCAAATCATCTCTGCCATCGCCCTTTACTCCTCTTGCAAGATTGAGTTCCAGGTTGCATTGAGTACGGTCCCGAATCATTCGCAGTTGCAATTTCTCGATCTTTACCTTTGATTCACATTCTGCCCCTTCAGACGCAGGAATGATCTACTCTGTTACTCCGGCTGGCAAGTCGGGCACCAGTAAAGGTTCCGGCCAGCCATATCCTTCTTCATCACCTTCGTCCCGCAGACAAAACACGGCTTCCCATGGTGCCGATAGACATAGTGCGCTTCTTCCTTCAGCACCTTGCCCTTACCACTTGGCCTGTCCTTCGGCAGCGTCGTCACAATCCTTCTATCGACCATCCCCGCCTTCATCAGCGGTAACGCATCCTTCCAGATCGCCCGCAGCGTCTCCTCCGCAACATCCTTACCCGCAATAAACGGACTCAGCCGCGCCCGAAACAGCAGCTCCGCGCGATAGATATTCCCAATCCCTGCCGCAATCGCCTGATCCATCAGCAGCGCACCGATCGGCTTCTTGCTCTTGTGCACCTTCGCGACGAACTCGTCGGGAGCGTCCCCATTCAACGGATCAGGCCCCAACCGCTTAAGGAGCTTCTCCCACTGCTCCTGCGTGTAGACCGTGCAATCCATCGGCCCGCGCAGCTCCACCCAGGCCACCAGCTCCGGCGCAATATGTCCTGTTCCATCATCCTCCGAGTACCATCCATGCCGCTTGCTCTCACCCGGAGCAGCGGGCTTCTTCGCCGCCGCCGCATTCCACATCCGCAGCCGCAACGCTCCCTTGACGGCAGGCAGCGGCCCCGAACCCTCCGTAAAGTCTCCCTGCAATCCAAGATGCACATGCAGGATGCGATCCTTTCCAAAGTCATACCCAAGATGCTTACCCACCGCCATCACGCGCACCAGCTTGCGCCCATCCAGCATCTCCGAATCGGTAAACCGGCCCTGCGGCCCATCCACCCGCACAGCCTTCCCCGCAAACGCCGCCGCATGCCGCTCCGCCCACCGATGTATCTCATTGCCTTCAGGCATGCCTGCTCACCCTTTGCGACTCAGATATTGCTCACGCTACGCGCGGCCGAACTTCCTTCTTGATTACCGACTGTGCATACTTATAGGCAACGGCAAGCTCATAGTTGAGCTGCATGTTCATCCAAAACGTCGGCGAGGGACCAAAGTAACGGGAAAGTCGGTACGCTGTATCCGCCGTAATTCCACGCCGCTCCGCGACAATTTCGCTGATGCGCGTGGAAGGCACATGAAGCGCCATCGCCAGTGCATTCGCACTGATTCCAAGTGGTACCAGAAACTCTTCGCGGAGCACTTCACCTGGATGAACCGGCGCACCAGGATGACTAAGATCGCGTGGAATAGACATAAACACCTCAGTGATAATCGACGATTTCTACATCTTCAGGACCCGCAAATGTCCAGACAAAGCAGATGCGATACTGGTCGTTAATCCGGATGCTGTGTTGACCCGCCCTATCTCCTTTGAGCGCTTCCAGGCGGTTTCCCGGAGGAAAGCGCAATGCATCCAGAACATCCGCGTTATTCAGCATAAACAGCTTACGAAGAGCAATCTTCGAGGAAGAACCAAAGTTTCGATGACCGCCTTCTTTGAAGAGGACCTCTACTGCTCGATCACGAAACGATAGGATCACAAACCAAGCGTATCACGTTCAACGCGCTGCGTTGAACGTGATACGAAAATCTTCAGTTCCAAACATGCTGAATCGGCATAGGCTCAATCTTCAACACCAGCTCCGGAGCGACACCATGCAGCTTCTTCGCAAACTCACGCGCCTGCGCCTCACTCATAAAGAGCTGCTGCTCCTGCATCTGCCCTGCAAACCACTGCTCGCACTTCCAAACCATTGTGTCGGTCATCTCTCCCACCTCCGATTCGTTCCTGCTACAGATACAAACCCCATCCATGCAAAAGGACGCGGTATACAGTAAGGGCGCTCCATCGAACTACCGGAGCGCCCTCGCTGCTTTGCTAACTTACGAACCAGCTACTCGCTTACTCCTTGACGTCGACGTACTCAGCATCGATGACGCCTTCATCCTTCTTCGGCTCCTCATGCGTTTCAGTTGAGGCCGCGCCCTCTGCCGGAGGAGCAGCCGCAGCCGCCTTGTACATCGCCTCCGCCAGCTTGTGGCTCGACGCCGTCAGCTTCTCCTTCGAAGCATTCAGCTCTGACGCAGTCGGCGTTCCTGCCAGCGTGGTCTTCGCCTCGGCCAGAGCTGCCTCGACCTCGGTCTTGTCGCCCTCAGCAACCTTGTCTCCAGAGTCCTTCAACATCTTCTCGACGTTGTAGACCATGGAATCCAGGCCGTTGCGCGCCTCAACCGCATCGCGCTGCTCCTTGTCCTCTGCCGCATGCGCCTCGGCATCCTTCGCCATGCGCTCGACCTCTTCCTTGCTCAGACCCGAAGAGCTCGTGATCGTGATCTTCTGATCTTTACCGGTCGCGTTGTCCTTCGCCGTCACGTTCAGAATGCCGTTCGCGTCGATATCGAACGTCACCTCGATCTGCGGAACTCCACGCGGTGCCGTCGGAATGCCACTCAGCTTGAACTTGCCCAGCGTGCGGTTCTGCGCCGCCATCGGACGCTCGCCCTGAAGCACATGCACCTCAACCTCAGTCTGCGAGTCGGCCGCCGTCGAGAACGTCTCCGTTTTCTTCGTCGGGATCGTCGTGTTGCGCGCGATCATGCTCGTCGCCACGCCGCCCATCGTCTCGATGGAAAGCGTCAGCGGAGTCACGTCAAGCAGCAACAGGTCCTTCACCTCGCCAGCGAGTACGCCAGCCTGAACCGCAGCACCGATCGCTACGACCTCATCCGGGTTGACGCCCTTGTTGGGCTCCTTGCCGAAGAGCTCCTTCACCAGCTGCTGGATCTTCGGCATACGCGTCTGACCACCAACCAGCACGACCTCGTCGATCTTCGACGCATCGATACCCGCATCCTTCAACGCCTGCTTCGACGGCCCAATCGACCGCTGCAACAGGTCATCCACGAGGCTCTCAAGCTTCGCCCGCGTCAGGTTGCGCACAAGGTGCTTCGGTCCGCTCGCATCGGCAGTAATGAAGGGC includes the following:
- a CDS encoding DnaJ C-terminal domain-containing protein, with product MATQTKDYYGTLGVKKTATADEIRKAFRKLARKYHPDVNPGDKKAEEKFKEISEANDVLSDDKKRKVFDQFGFYSDNIDPAAAEAAARGGYGGASSAGYGSARGGQEVPIDFGGFDFSDFQERGGGQAQSGGGFGGSFKDIFGGIFGGQKGSQARGAQPGTDLEYQVSVDFWTAVRGGVAKLEIQRQEICPTCKGKSTTGGSMECPECHGSGQVTQMGGRMKFNIQCPRCGGSGRVQNACATCDGEGVVTRREPLEFRIKAGTRDGQRIRLAGKGNAGTGGGPAGDLFLIIKAGTNPVFKRTGDDIYVTVPVTVAEAALGAKIDVPTIDTHDGGGRTQLKIPPGTQTGQKLRLREKGVASAAREGVRGDQIVEVKVVVPKVQDERSKEILRELAKLNPDDPREGLFAEV
- a CDS encoding Fpg/Nei family DNA glycosylase — encoded protein: MPEGNEIHRWAERHAAAFAGKAVRVDGPQGRFTDSEMLDGRKLVRVMAVGKHLGYDFGKDRILHVHLGLQGDFTEGSGPLPAVKGALRLRMWNAAAAKKPAAPGESKRHGWYSEDDGTGHIAPELVAWVELRGPMDCTVYTQEQWEKLLKRLGPDPLNGDAPDEFVAKVHKSKKPIGALLMDQAIAAGIGNIYRAELLFRARLSPFIAGKDVAEETLRAIWKDALPLMKAGMVDRRIVTTLPKDRPSGKGKVLKEEAHYVYRHHGKPCFVCGTKVMKKDMAGRNLYWCPTCQPE
- a CDS encoding HigA family addiction module antitoxin → MSIPRDLSHPGAPVHPGEVLREEFLVPLGISANALAMALHVPSTRISEIVAERRGITADTAYRLSRYFGPSPTFWMNMQLNYELAVAYKYAQSVIKKEVRPRVA
- a CDS encoding type II toxin-antitoxin system RelE/ParE family toxin, coding for MILSFRDRAVEVLFKEGGHRNFGSSSKIALRKLFMLNNADVLDALRFPPGNRLEALKGDRAGQHSIRINDQYRICFVWTFAGPEDVEIVDYH
- the dnaK gene encoding molecular chaperone DnaK yields the protein MGKIIGIDLGTTNSCVAVMEGGEPKVIANEEGGRTTPSIVAFTKSGERLVGQVAKRQAITNPENTIFSVKRFMGRRLNEVGDEMKMVPYKIVGHGDNVSISAQGKEYTAPEVSAMILQKLKKAAEDYLGTSVTEAVITVPAYFNDAQRQATKDAGKIAGLDVKRIVNEPTAAALAYGLDKKKDETIAVYDFGGGTFDISILEVGEGVIEVKSTNGDTHLGGDNLDQRIVEWLISEFKSETGLDLHSKGNEMALQRLKDAAEKAKIELSTAQESEINLPFITADASGPKHLVRNLTRAKLESLVDDLLQRSIGPSKQALKDAGIDASKIDEVVLVGGQTRMPKIQQLVKELFGKEPNKGVNPDEVVAIGAAVQAGVLAGEVKDLLLLDVTPLTLSIETMGGVATSMIARNTTIPTKKTETFSTAADSQTEVEVHVLQGERPMAAQNRTLGKFKLSGIPTAPRGVPQIEVTFDIDANGILNVTAKDNATGKDQKITITSSSGLSKEEVERMAKDAEAHAAEDKEQRDAVEARNGLDSMVYNVEKMLKDSGDKVAEGDKTEVEAALAEAKTTLAGTPTASELNASKEKLTASSHKLAEAMYKAAAAAPPAEGAASTETHEEPKKDEGVIDAEYVDVKE